The Puntigrus tetrazona isolate hp1 chromosome 13, ASM1883169v1, whole genome shotgun sequence genome contains the following window.
ACTGTAATCAACCGTTTTAAGTGTGTTACAAGCCCCTTAAGGATGGTAAAAATTTTAAACGACTTCAAACGGAATTCTAAGTCGGaactttctgttttaaaatttgGAGGGAGATTTAATGCTTCCATTAATTGGACTCAGATACGATGACCCTAAAACAGCCAAACGGCATCAGATTTATAGGTCTATCACTAGTTTACATAACCGCTCATATGCTGTTACGAAAGAGCAGTTGTGTGTTGCATGTACAACTTAAGCGGGTCACGAAAAGGCTCATGGTTGTGATGTGGTGAGCGCGTCTTCGAAACCAGCGTGACACTGCAGATCGAGTAAAATGACAGAGGCGCATCCCTCTAATCAGGCACAATTAGCTTGTGCGTCGCTGCGGAAAAACAGACTTATTTACTATTTCAACCCGGTTTGAGTTAACACAGATCAGCGCTAGCCTCCATCTGGGATCAATTCATCCCCGTTAGCTTTTAAAACAATCTTGACACAAAAGACGGTGTTTATCTAGAGTCCTATCTGTACTGTGGGATCGGGGGGCGAGCGGAGAGAGCATACGGGAGAAGAAGAGTGGCATCCCTGACTCATCCTGCGGGGACAATGGAGTCTGGcgtggaaaaaaaaccccagcgaCCACATGCAAGAAAAACAGAGCTGCCACAGCTCAACAAAGCCAGAGCGCAGCAAAACAATCCTCGCAGACTGTAGAGAGCTGCTAATGCATTCACAGATGGCCGGTCCGCTTTTGCCAGAGCTGGTAAAGTGCATGTAATACAACACAAGAGCATGTGCTTTCAGTTTACGTGGAGGAACAGCATGTGACAAACTCACGAAATAGAAAAACATGGagcaacaaaaaacatattacatgCTACGCCATATTAGCTGCACGGTCGAGTCGTGTTATTGCGTAATGACTTGAAAACACGAGAGAAACGTACAAACAGATGCAGAGGAAGCAAACTTTGGGACCAATGACAATATTTCATCAAAATTCTAAATTTACAGTAAGTTTACATTTGtgaactaacaaacaaaaatgatcttagtaaatgttaaaattaaccTGAACTAAGAATTAAGtcctaaaataatcaaaaagtgtcATTTATACATTATCTAATGCATCTGAGCCAACATAACCTAACAATAAACAGTAGTGTTATTATTTCTTCTAtatcagtttttgttgtttcaaagttttttattagttttcagTTTGCTACAGTTaggttattatatattatttatatttttaaaatatttttttaatggtcttAGTTTCAGTTAACTACAACAACCgcatcaataaaatattttttattaatgttcgcaatgattaaaaaataatgcaacaaattTCCTAATACacgaaacattaaaataatcaaacaaatcCGTCAGTTTTCAATtggtaaattttttttacaataaatgttttgtacagtttttctaatatttattgtttaattattacattttattattaccatttaaaaaataactaatgcaTGCTCCTGGTTTTATCGTGCTTGATTAAAGGGCACGATAACCGAAAGCCATTTTATGTCATTGTAATCTAAATCCCAAAATAAATcgagttttatatttaatttaccaCAAAACTACGcaacaaaacatattaaattcattttaccCTTGCACAATCATTTTCATCCATTATGGTGTTTAATATCAACCCCGACCAAAGATGTTCACGCCACGAATAACTATAACAAAACATACTATATTAGTTAAGACCAATGCACGATAACATTCTGCGTGTGCTGCAGTTTTGTCATTTGCCGCTTTAAAAGTTTGAGCCCTTTCAAAGTCaagtggattctgattggctgtgagtGATTAATTGCTCATAAAATCACTCCGCGTGTGATTCCAACAATATTGTTTCTTTGTGTCAACTGCTGCATCGTTATCTACTCGATGAAGCGTCCGACGATTCATTCAAGCTGCGCCAGGCAGTTGAAGTTCTGACTTACTGCTAGTCACTCAATCAGCCCTAACCCTCAGGGAGACAGTACGTTTGCAGCATGTTCGAACATAAACGTATGCAATCATCTCCTGAGAGGTAGCCGCATGACTCAATAGAAACTTCGCCAGCTACAATGCCCCGGACTGTTCCAGTTCTCCGGGGAAGAGGCCTGCAACAAAAGAGCATTGATGCAAAAAGCTGACAAAGGTCCGTCATGTGTGATTTTTGCAGGGCGAGATGCAGACATTAGCGGCGCTGGAACAACAAGCAGCTCTGTGGCCAGACATCTGCTCTGCATTAGCGCGGTGCTTACGAACAGAGTGCTAGCATGTCACACCAGCGCTCCTCTATCAGAGCCAGCGCTGGAGAAGTGCTGAGGAGAGCGGACGATCTGGAAACAGACTTTGCGTCCAGGACAATTATAGGGTCTCCAATAAATCCCAGCTGAAGTTTCTGATTATCTTTCTATTTATGAGAGGAACTCGAACGGAAAGCTCACACCGAGTTcctgcatttaataaacaagGCTGCCAGGAGAGATTTGATTGCTaaagtttttcttcatttatttttttttttattggtgccaagcatcattattaatattcctCATACTCACTGTTAGGGCTTTATTCAAATCCAAAACACAAAGTGTTAGACGTTATTAGGCACATAACTCGTCCTAATACCTCGGATCTTGAGTGGGAGAGGTGTGATATTGATTTTCTAAGTGGTCgaaattacaatttttgtcTGGCGAAGGATAAAACAAGCCAATAAAATCTCATAAACTTGCGATGAATTAGGGACCAGGCCATATTTAGAGGCTTGGGGATATTGTAAATGTTCTTAAGCGTCATTTTAAATTAGTGATTTTAAGAAAGTGGGTGTACATTAATGCAACTGCATCTTTAAAGATATGCcaagctctaaaatattttgagtAGAATGTGAATAATAATGATCAATCCATATGCTTTAACTTTTACAAAAACTGGACCTCACTGGGACTTTAAATATTCTGAAAAACTGGGGCCAGAAAGGtctatattataattaatataaaattaaaaaattatttctagggtgttgctaagtgGTTTATAGCAgcctagaaatatttttaatacactaTGAACCACATAGCAGTGCTCTGACATGAGCTTAGatagcatttttacaattttatcaaTTGTTTTTTGTGGCATTATCtgaatttttaagtccacattTCAAATGTGGAAATACTTAACTTTGCTAAATCAGTTATACCAAAAATCACCACATAGACCTCATGTTAATGAATGAATGGTTCACTATGAATGTTCACTATGCATACTAAAGTGCGTgtaacccgtcaaaataaaagtttggtttactATTGCTCTGAATAATGTACATAATGGGGTGCtacaaaactttaattttaaggAATAATCATACAGTATTTCTTTAGCATTTTAACTGCGTTTATTAAACcccctttatttaaaaaaaaccccaactttattaaataacaaatattttatgccttaaaatgtaaacacacaacATAGAATTTCTTTGGGGGAAAAATAATAAGGCTATTGTAAGAATGaattaaacttgtttttatgctttcaaaTAATGCTAACACAGAATTTgctaacaataaaacataagcGTGGAAAAAATAAGACATATCCTAGGAATCTAAACTTGTaacttttgttaaaattttaataaattgtgcttaaattgtgtaaaatttattaaaaatttatagatttatttatatatatatatatatatatatatatatatatatatatatatatatatatatatatattttttttttttttttttttttttatatatttatttctgtaattgttAGGGTTCGTTTTTAACCCGACATTACAAATGTAGAAATACTTAAATCCTTTGACAGTTTTTCCAATCAATTATTCCAAAATTCTCCATATTGAGGTCAAACAAACATgatccaaacaaacaaactaacacACGCAGGAGCCCGAAGTTACATCACAGACAcgtgaaaaaagaaacaaacaaaagcaaagagTTCAACCCCTCCATTAGGAGTGCTGGCAGGACGTTTCCTCTCTGACCCTGACAGAGAGCGGCTCTCGCTAGGCCCGAGTGCGTCTTTATGGCGCTGACGAGACTGACCAGCTGCATAATTAGAGCCCAGAGCCTAACCGCAGGGTAAACATAATGAAGCTGAGCCGTCCCAGACACATACAGCTCTGCCATGCaaccctctttctctctctctctctctctgtctctctcttttcagaTGACCCCTCGGCCTATTAGAGACTCCACCAGGGCTATTAGTCTGAGTCTTTAAGAGAAGTGGGCGGTTTGGGGGGGCGGGCAGGGGATGAATTCTGCTCTTCCTGGGTCATCTGAACCACGGCAGACTCTGTACGACGTCGTTGACACGCACGCTGTAATGTTAGGGCTGCTCACCGTGTTTCATTAAATGGACCTCGCACCCGCTCTTAACCGTGCTGCAaggttatttttaagttttgcattgttttaacatataaaatgtCCGAAATTAAACACCTCGGGACTTCGGGGTGacttaaaatgcttaaaaacaaaatacttctTTTCTTAGAATTCTGACTTGACTTGTTGAGTTTACGtttcgcaattctgacttcttTCCATAGAATTTACATCCCGAAACTGTGATCCGAATTCCGAGCTTACATCccacagttctgactttttcttccttttaatTCATTGGGATGAGTTACCATGCCAAAAACTCCTTGTTTTCTTCCTTAGAGCTTTCATGtggcaactgaaataaaaaaaaaagcctaaaagTATTTCTACGTGTGAAAAAGTCATGTAAAACACAGTTCAACATCAGCTTTCTCACACATTTATCCAGCCTAAAACCAcaatttctgctttaaaaatggCCTTCTGGGGTCCTAAACCGGAGCACCTCCTAAGATAAGGCTACAGGGTGTGTCTGGAGAACCAGGCAAACACGACACGTCTAGCAACAATGAATCACTGATGAATCAAGTGCacttatttacagtaaatgcgtCATGCATCATTCTATAAGAGCCCATCTCTCTGAAGACATGTGATTGTTCTGGAAGGATATTATTTTAAGCAAGAAAAAACCTAcactttgaaaacaaaacaaaaagtgaagtATGAGACACAGTTTAATCCAATTACCAACAAATCCTATTTACACCAGCATTCACAAGTTTGGAGacggttttgtttttcaatattaataaaagtaaaattgtttatttaggactattagaatgatttccgaaggatcgcGTGAAACCGCTTTCAATTGAAGGACAAAATGACTtcttaaaaggaaaaaactattttaaatggtaataatattaaaaataaattaaataaatgcaaccttggtaaGCGCTTatcaaaaacgtttttaaaaaaatcttaccaatgaaaaaaaatgatggaaatgtatgaaaaaaagcTCAAACGTAATGTCAGTCTTTCGTTCACACGCAATAAATAGAAACCGTTGCCTTAACAAGAAGCGCTAATAAATGTACCGTTGAGTTGTTTATGAGCACGTCTGGGCTCCTGCCTACAGGTATATCTTTCAAGAGGTTTGCAGGTCTTGCTCACTTGAACGGTGACTAAGGTAATTTTACGCAGCAATAACCAGAGATAGCCGGAGTAGATAAGGCTCTATTTGCATGCTGAGCTCACAGAGACGACCTCGATCAAAAGCAGAGAAGCTGTTCGACTAAAAATCCTCAAACAAGCGACCCCAATCCAAATCCATGACGAGCCGAGTCGAGAGCGCGAGGTCTGACgcaacataataaacacaaatactaGCAGACGGAACGGTGTCCAACTGGACGGCTGCCCAAACAGGAAGCGTGACACACAAGTGCTGGAGTCCAAGAGGCGAAAGGCAATAATTCTTCAGCGGAGGTATTAATTATCTCAGATTTAACCAATGCAATAACAGAATCTTATCAGAGCCGGCGACGTCATTATACAGAGAAAACACGTTTGCATGTTCATAAAGATAACCAAAGGTGGACATACTGTACCGGCATGGCTATATTTGCATAAGGAATACATAAACAAACTTGAGTCGTACAGCTCTGGACGTTAATCTAACAAGGCCATATCTATAATATCTCATTTTATAGTAAGTGCTCATCAATTCATGGAATACCCGATTTGACCAATTTCATATATAGCGGTGCTAATAGCAGTTAAGACTATAACTGAAAAgataatgcagtaaaaatactaTGTAcgtaaaaaatatgtattgcaaaacacttttgctgctataaAGGTGGGATAAGGGTAGGGTTAGGGAGAGGTGTGTGTaggtatttcaaaaaaatataagtacTATGTAAAAGTTAAGGCcccttaatataaagtgggaaaGTTCTGtctaataaaattacatttctaataaaaagtGAGACTCCAAAGAGGGATCGTAAATGAACGGTTACTGATTATTGTATAATCTAGAAACGGAGAACGAGATGATGAAAGGCAAAGTGTGAACACCACATCAGCCTTGATTCTTTATGAAGAACCTTGATTTCCTGACTGCTGCCGAAGTGATGCAACGTTAAGAAACACaagttatgaaaataaagctCCCTTTACAGGGGCAGAGTAAACATTTCCCTCATTAAGGCCCTGATCTGCAGAGACTTGCGATGCCGCTTTCTCGTGCACGCTCCTCTCTGTCTGCAACACCTGATTTAAACTCTGATGCGAGAGGGGGGGCGGCATCCAAACGCAAATTCTAACCAGCTCCCCTGGACAGACAAAGAAAGGCGTTGCTCTAGCGAGTGAAAAGATTTCATCATCGTCAATCTACCGCGCTTGATCCTGTGGTGTCACCTCGATGTTACTCACCCCCAGACAGTACAGGCGGTTGAACTCGTCTCCGATGCGCCGCAGCTCCCGGGCGACCGCCATCTCCGGCCCCATGGCTCCGACAGGTGCTGCCATCTGCACGCGCTGCTGGCTAGGTTCGGCAAACCATACCTCTGAGAAACGCAAGTGGattcaaatttttaaacgcGTTCGAACCTCAAATGATAGGGTTGAGCAATAtgagcaaaaatattttgcgtttctttttaaattagaGGTGATTCAAACACTTAAAAACGCTAACGAAATGTCTTTAATTTCCAAATCAAAGGTAAgtctgatttaatttttaatggaaaactttaaaacactaaaaacatattttggaatacaaaacaacagacaaaaaaaaaaaaaactttttagaaACAATTTTCATTTGCTAGTAAAACTGTTAATAACACTATAGCAATAGTAGCAagtaacatgtatatatatatatatatatatatatatatatatgtatatatatataataaaaaaaaatatatatatatatatatatatatatatatatatatatataatcttttttgtctgatatttttcatttacaactttttgataaatattttttctatatagtgaacacatttttgttaaaaaaacattactaatcTTTCTGATCatttacaactttttaaaataagaattagTTTTTTGTCCCTTTATCAGTGAACTACTTCATAAGTCTAACAgataaatctgtatttttttaaaaatacattactaaTCATAGgtgatttctttaaaattaaaatattttaattaaaatttaataaaactagCTTTGTCTCTGTGCATCTAGTGATTTAGAATAAGGAGGCATGTCATATTTAGagataaatctgtttttttacGAGAActacaaatgaagacatttcctatttcatttcattcctctactgtttttttcttttccttcaaAAGCCACTATCAAGCATCCAAATGCgcttaatttaattcaaaaattaattctATTTGACAAGAGTCTTGCCGGATGCAACTTTGTCCTCTTGCATTTCTACTCTTGTATTTCGTATGGCATGGTCTGGCGCCCCCTCCAACCTCAGTTTTGGTTTTTCCAGCCATGAATATTTGGCAACCGTGCTAAAACGACACGTCGCTGATCGCAAGACAGTAGCTGGGTTCACGAGGCTAAACGCTAATATCACCCAAATTCTGTCTGAACTCAAATTGATCTCGCGTTATGACTCAGGCGAGAAGCTGTTTGACTGTTATTGCTCGCGCTCAATCATATTAGGACCATTGGATGCTCATTTCCCTTCGCAGCTCCGCTAGACCTGTACCAGACGATATCTCAAACATCGCTCGAAGTTTTAGTCAACGCTTTCACCTCGTTCTCCGCGCGGTGCCAACGATAACAATGAAGCAATGCTGCGGCGGTCGGGACGGGACGGCCGTGCGCTCGCTTCTGGGTTTGATTCATCTTTCTCAAGGCGGAATCAGACGTCTGACCCGGCAAGACGTGCTCAAGAAGGGTTCATTCGTGCCATTTCGAGACCTTGCGCCGGCACAATGCAGCAGCTGAAGGTATAAACAAGAGGCCGCTGGTAGAGGAACTCTCCCGTCGAGCTAGCAACAGATGAGAGCCCTGATAAGTTATTGTTGTTTCTCTTCGCCATTAAGAGCGGCTACAGGAAGACAATTATCGCCATCTCGTATCTCCAGGCTCTCAATGGGGAAAACGGAGATGGTTGGATCTCGTGTCTAGCCTTCACAAAAGGCAGGCTAGTCTATTTTGACTGCGCGCACTGAGGCCGATTCTCTGACTGCTTTCTTGAGGCCTCGGGACGGCGAAGGTAAACAAGAAGACGACGGGGCCAATCAGCCCGCTCCATCTGAGGCGTCACGAAAAGAGATGGGTCGCGCTCGGCGGTCAAGATGTTGTGAACGAACCGAGCCCACGCGATCTGATGTTGACGGAGAGGAAATGCAGGTGGCTTCTTTTTAGAGCCGTTTTCACAAAGACAAACGAGTCGACTCGGGGCTGCTTGTAAACGAGAAGAACATGCTTTCTGGAAGAGATTCCCGAGACAAGTGCACTGCCAAGCATCAAAACATTGTGCTTATCACTGCACTAATGGGGAAAACCGAGAGCCAAGTTAAACATCCGAAGCACTCAAATGGACGAGATTCATAAACCGCGAGAAGCGGCTACGTTCGTatttttaagcacctttatttcaCCTGTCGAATCGGACTTTTTACTTGATTAACTATGCCGAACATGCTTGCCATATAActaatgtattacattttcaccaacataaaatatttttaaacaaaaaatatgttttaggtATCTGTCCACTGACCCCCAGGGGCCCCCGAAACCCGACTGCCCTTTGACCTTGGGAATAAAGCCTTGTTTTAGATGACAGTTAAACGGATTACCGACTTCAATTGCCGTAAAATGTTTACGAAACGATCGCCAAAGCGCGCGTGATTCAAAGGCGGGAAactttagaatttaaaatgaccCCGTTCTTAACGGACTAATCCGCTAAAAGAAAACCGTTAAAGCGCCTCGCTGTTCGTCGCGCTAAATGTCGCGCTCACACACCACAGAATAGAGCCTTTTATTCTCCAGGGGGCTCTTACCATCACTTTGGCCGTCTTGCGCTTCGGAAATATTGGGCATTAGCGGGGAACTTGGCACAGAATCGCTGTCGACGGAAAAATAGCCACTAGAGGACCTGGAGAAGGTTCGGCACATCGGTGACCTCGACTGGTGACTATTCGACATGGCAATCCCTCCCCTTAACGGGTCCCCATCGCTCGGCTGAGGGAAGTCAAAGTGCTCGGTGCGCAAGACGGCTCCGCCA
Protein-coding sequences here:
- the LOC122357020 gene encoding bcl-2-like protein 11, whose amino-acid sequence is MSDTSREQTLANGPASRGSGESAGGGAVLRTEHFDFPQPSDGDPLRGGIAMSNSHQSRSPMCRTFSRSSSGYFSVDSDSVPSSPLMPNISEAQDGQSDEVWFAEPSQQRVQMAAPVGAMGPEMAVARELRRIGDEFNRLYCLGAGAGGNNAAQLRAPNEHAVIVWMNDLIGRVVQFFLRRR